In the genome of Pirellulales bacterium, the window GACGCGCAGGGAACAACAGCCCCAGCGTGGCGGCGAACGGCAATTGCACGATGACCACGTCGCTGACGCGTTCGACGAGCCGGATCGCCTGCCAGCAGCCCGGCGCCTTGTAGAAGCCGCGCGCGACGCTGGGCAACCAAGGCAGCGGTACGAAATCAAAACTCTGGTCGGCGCAGCGATGGTCGTGCCAGCGCTGCCGCCCCGGCGCGAGGCTCATCGCGACCGTGAGCCGGCGGGCGTCCTGCTGCCAGATGTCCAACAGCCTCCCTACGCCCGCTTCGGTCCAAAACCCGTCGACCACCGAGGCCGAACGCGCACTCACAAAGCCGACGTTCAGCCCGGCGAGCGCGGTCACCGAGTCCTCCGCGGCAGGGCACGCATCCCAGGCACGGGCCGCATGCCGGGGCGTGGCTGGCGACCGGCCGTCCGGCTGCGCTGTTCGTCCGCCGGCTTCCAGACCCCCTCGACCACGCACCAGCCGATGCAAATGCCGATGCCCATGCAGAACACGGGGCTATAGAGGATTTCGCGCGAGAAGAACCCGCGGATGCCCCACATCAGGATCATCATCTTCATGATGTAGTGGGCACTGGCCGCGCGCTCGTTGCCGAAAAAGTCGCTGGGCACCCCCGAGGGGCGCTTCCACAGCAGGTAGGCCGAAAGGAACAGCGTGAACATGGCCGGATAGCCGCTGCCGCCCGTGACGTGTGCAAATACGTTGTGCGAGTCGATCGTACCGTCCATGCCGAACACCCGGTGGGCCAGCATGAAGAACAGCTCTTGCGGCGAGACGCCCAGGAGCGGATGTTCCAAGCCGATCTGCAGCGAAGCCATCAGCAACTGAATACGTTTGCCGTCGGTCGTCTTGCCTTCGGTCGTGGCTTCCATATGGTGCTGCACGACGTCGAACATGCCGAGCTGTTCCATTACCAGGAACACCAGGCCCGCGGCCAGAACGAAATAGAGCATCGTCTGGATCTTCTTGCCGCGACCGAGGAACAACATCGGCGGTACGACGGCCAGTCCCAGCCAGCCGGAGCGGTTGGCCGAGGCCAGCACCGAGATCGAGATGATGACGAACGCCGTTCCGCAGAAGATGCGCAGCGATTTGCTCACCGTCTTGTCGAGCGTCATATAGCCGCCCAACAACAGCGGCGGCAAGTTGTACAGCGACCAGGAGTTTTCGTTGCTGGTCTCGAGCGGGTCGACGCCGATGTAGCTGGCGCTGGGTGCCGCGAGACCTTTGAGCGCCATGATCACCAGCGCCACGGTGAGCCCGACGACTCCGGCCCGAAAATCGCTCCGCGACGTTACGGCCAAGGCGGCGGTGATCATGGTCCCGGCGCCGGCCAGCAGTTTGACCGGTTCCTGGTAGTAGGGAATCGTGCTGCTGAACACCGAGAGGATGTACAAGGTGGAAAAGATGGCCGTCGTCGTCAGCACCGACAGGGGAAACCGCCCCAGCCGGGTGAAAAACAGATAGATAAACAACGGCAGCATCGCGATCAGGTACGGATGCGCGTTGAGCGCCGGGATGGGAATCCGCAGCTTTTCCCAGGCACTCATCGAGATCATCACCGCGAACACGAACATCCATTTTCCGGTTAGCGAGACGCGCTCCTTTTGCTCGGGCCGCGCGAAGGGCGCTGCCCCGGGCAGGGGGAAACCGGGTCGCGGGACGGCAAAGTTTCCAGGGGCGCGCATTGCTAGGCGGCACTCCGAACGGAGCAACGAGGTCGGGCTGGGGCGTCGGCAACGCCTCGCACAATTCTACGACATTTTTCGGATTTCGTTGCCAATTGCACCGCGGCTTACCCCGTCGACGCAGCCTTGCGCGACGCCCCCAACGGGCGGTCCATCGCCGTTTCGTAGGCCTCGAGCATGCCCGCGGCGCAACTTTCGAGCGAATACGTGGTTTCGGCCCGCCGCCGGCCGGCCGCCCCCAGGGCTTTCCGCAGGGCCGGGTCCCGGGCCAAACGCTCGATGTGGGTGGCCAGCGCGGCCGCATTGTCCGGTGGTGCCAGCAACCCGGTCGTCTCGTGGAGGACAATTTCCCCCACCCCCCCTCCCTGAACTCCGACAACCGGCAGGCTCGCGGCCATCGCCTCGACGACCACCCGGCCGAACGACTCGTCGTCGGCCTGGTGGACCAGAATGTCGATCTCGGACATGATCCGCGCCGGATCGCCGACGAAGCCCGGCCAGGCGAATTGATCGCGAATACCGGCGGCGGCGATCTGATCGTGGAGGGCGTCGACGTATTCGTCGCCGCGCACCGTGCCGCCCCGCGACGGGTCGTGGCCGTAGATGCGGAACTCCAGCGGCAGCGACCGATCGACCAGTGCCGCGGCGGCGACGAACAGGCCATGCTTCTTCCAGCGGCTGGTCGGGCTGCCGACCATGGCGACCACGATCGGCCGCCGCCGCGGGTCGAACGGCCGCGGCGTAAATCGCGACAGGTCGATGCCATTGGGCACGACCGTGAGCAAATCGGGCGGCACCGACGCGCGGGCCAGTTCGGCCGTGGTGTTCGAATTGGCCACCATCAACGAGCAGTGGGTTCGCAGGTAGTCGGCCAGCGCCGCACCCTCGAGCGGCAGCCGAAACGGACGGCCAGGCCCGATCAGCTCGCGCAGATGCCAGACATGGGGCAGCCCCAACCGTCGGGCTGCCAGCCCGCCCTCGGGATTGCAGATCGTGTTGGTGTGGATCAGCTCGACCTGCCAGTCGCGCGCGGCCTGCGCGACCGCGGCCGTGCTCTTGCCTTTGAAGCCCGTGACCCAGAGTTGCCGCAGCTCGAGCAGCGGCCTCTTCCAGAGCTTCGCGCGGATCTTGCGGTTCCACCAATACAGCGGCGTGAATACCACGCGGCCGTCGGCGGCGGCGCGCAATTGCTCGCGTTCGAGCTGCGTGCCGGCCGTGTGGCAAACGGCGCACGGTTCGATCCCGTAGCCGCGCATGGCCTCCATCAGGCCGATGGTGCTCAACGCAGCACCGCCGCTGGCGCTATTCAGAACGTGAAGCACGCGCCGAGGCCGGGTCATCCGCGGTAGTTGGCCTCGAAATAGGCGAGATCTTCCGGAGTACCGAGGACCCACACCTCGCGGGCCACGTCGAGGCGAATTTCGGCCCCCTGCGCGATCAGACGGTTGTAGACCGGCGCGACGTAGAACTCGTTGTTCACGCGGTCGTTGGCGGCGATCATCGCTTCGGCCTGGGCAACAAAGTCGTGGCCGCGCGCAAAGTGATACAGGCCCGTGCAGGCCCAGGGGGAGATGCGGCGCTTTTCGCTCGTTTCGACCACGCGGCCGGTTTCATCGGTGCGGGCAAAGCTCCATTTGTCGCCGGGGGCTTCGAATACGCCCAGCAGCCCCGCCACGCTTGGCGACAGGCCGGGCAGTGTCTCTTCGAGCGACGTGCGGCAATAGGTGTCGGCGTTGTAGATCAACAGCGGCTCGTCCGTATTGATCAGCTCTCGCGCCACGAGCACCGTGCAGGCCTGGCCCTCGGTTACATGATCGAGGCCGATGATCACCGGGTCGAGATCGCCGTAGCGCTCCTGGATGTCGTCGCGCAGCGCCCGGCCCTCGAGGTGCTCGCGCAGGCAGATGAACACGACGCGTTCGACCAGCGACAGCGGCAAACTGTCCATGGCCCAGGCGTACATCGGCTTGCCGCGCACGGGGATCAAGGGCTTGGGCGTGGCGATGCCCACGTCCGCAAAGCGGCTCCCACGGCCGGCCATGGGCATTACGGCGATCATGCCTCGGTGGTCTCCGCCAGTCCGGGATGTGCGGCGTGGCGCTTTTCGGCGCTGACCGGAAAACTCGAGCCGTCGCCGGCGAGCTTGTCCCAGCCCTCGAATCGCCAGGCGTTGTCGTCCAAGTAGACGTCGGCGTGCGGCTTGCCGAAGTGAATCTCGTCGAAGGGAATGCCGTGCTGCGCCAACCAGTTGAGCGTGACCTGGCCTTGGCGTGCCACGACCATGCCGACGTTGCCGTTACAAGTCTTCATGTGCCGGGCCGTGAACAGGATCAGGTAATGTCCCGCGGCCTTCAGCGCGCGAAGCTTCTCGACGGCACCCGTCACGGGCTGCAGGTCGGCATATTGCTGGCCCGGATCGCGCAAGCGGCAGACGACTCCATCGAGATCAATGCAGATGCGCACCGGTAGCCTTTCGTGTTGCGGTTTCGGACGCGACGCGCTCGGCCGGGCGCGCCGGAGCAATGTTTCCGGCGAACGCCTCGTCGAACAATTCCAGGGCCCGAGTATACATGGCCAACTGCCGCCGCGGCTTGTCGTAATGCAGGGCGGGCATGCTGGCGAACAGCAGCCCAGTCAGCACCAGGATTTCGTGGCGGTTGAACGTAGGGAAGAACACCTTGGCGAAGCGTTCCTGGATGTGGGTGTGCTGCGGCCGGGCGCAAATCTCCAGCCGGACTTCGTCGCCCGCGACCGAGACGCGGAACAAATCGTTTACGATGAAGTCGTACAGCCCATAAACCGAGTGGTACAGCTTGGCGATGTCGTAGCGCGAATCGCCGTAGATTCCCGAAGCGCCGAAGCTGCCGCGCGGATCGACGAGCTTGCAAATTCGCGACCGCAGATCGTAGAGGATGTTCGAAAAGCACAGGTCGCCGTGAGTCACGTTGCCCACGGCGTTGGCCTCGAGCGCGCCGACCGCCGCGTCGAGTCGGTCCCACAACTGCGGCAGGTTTGCCAAGGGACGGCCGTTGACGACGACCGGGCCCGTGGACCGCACCAAGGCCAGCAATTCCGGCGGCCCCTGCATGGTTTCCAGCCGCCGGCGCGTCTTACCGATGCACATCTCACGCAGGGCACCCGCGGCCAGCGGCCGGCTGCTGCGCATAAACCCTTGGGTGACGATTTCGCGCAGATGGACGAAGATCTGCTCCCAGATACCGGGATCGACGTTCTCGAACACGAAGACTTCGGAGAGCGACGGATAGCCGTAGTATTCCATCTTCAGCCACGGCTCGCTCCACTCCGTGGAAAACTCGATCACGCGCGGAAACAGCACGGCCAACTCCGGCGGCAGTAGCCGCAGGAAATTGATTTCGTCGATGAATTTCTCGACGTGCCGGCTGCGCTTGGTGATGGTGCCCAGTACCGGGTCGATCGACAGTTCGTTGAAATCGCGCTTTTGCAGCAGCGAACGGTGGCTCGTCGCCTGCCGGTCGGGATTGCCGCAATCGAGCCAGTCGGCCGCGCGATAGGCCCGCAGCGGCGATTGCTTGGCCAGCGGCGCGAGAATGTCGGCCATCGCGGCCGGTCGGCGCTGCAATTCGGCTGCGGCCACGGCGTCGCGCGCCGCTGCGCGCAGCCGGTCCGCAGCCGGAAAGAAGTACACGCCGATCAACGCGTCGAGCGGGCCCGGCAGGTCCGGCTCCTTGTCGTGCAAAGCCGTCACGTAGCCCTGGCGGTCGGTCTCGGCCGTGCACCAGCGATACGACTCCTCGACCTCGCTGGTCAGCACGAAGGGTTCTTCGCGGGCGAGCGCTGCAGGGTCGCTGAACTGAAAGTGCGTGTCGCCGAGCACGACCAGGGCCGCGCGCGTCGCGGCCTGTTCGGCCAATTCCTGGACGGTCAGCCCGAGGCCACCGTCGCGCGAAGGGACCAGGAAGCGAATCTCGCAGTCCTGCCCGAACGTGTATTCGACGAAGTCTTCGATAAACATGCCGCGCCGCGCCACGGCGATGATGAACCGCCGCAGTCCGAGCGAGCGCAGGTAGCTGAGCGTCCAGTGAATCACCGGACGGCCCGCCACGGGCACCATCGCCGGACAGGCGATGTTCGACAACGCCATGACGCCCTCGGGCACGCGGCCGGCCGCCGGAATCAGGACGGTGATTTCGGACAAATCGCCCGCGGCGGCGCCGGCTTCGAGATGGGGGTCGCTCAGGTGCATGGTTCTAGTTTAAGGCCCGCTCGGCCAATTGCATGATCTCCGCCGCACAACGCTCGGCGCTATGCCCGTCGATCGCCAGAAAGACGTCGCGCAGATAGGCGTCGGCCCGTTGCTTCGCAGCCGTGGGGGAGACGCCCGTACCGGTCAGCGCCACGACGGCGTCGCGCAGCTCGGATGTACTGGTTGCATGGGTTGTGGCGCCTTGCTGGATGAAGTCGACAGCCTTCAGTTCGTGGGCCAGGTCGAACGTCACCACGGGCACGTCGAACAGCATCGCCTCGACCGCCACGGTCGAAGCGCCCGTAATCAGCAGGTTACAGCCTTGCAGCCAGGAGAAGATGTCGACGGGGTACCCCTCGGCACCATAGCCGACGACGTGCAAGCGTGCTCCCGCCACGCTGGGGGCGATCCGCTCGTAATAGGCCATCTGGTCCTTGCGGTGCAGCTTGGCAACGAACTGGACTTCTGGCAGCTCCTGGCTGAGCCTGAAAAAGGCTTCGATCTGACGATGGTGATGATCGTGGGAGACCGAGTTGCCCGGACCCGACGTGGCGATCAGCACGTATGGCCGATCGGCGCGCAGGCCCAATTGATGAACGATCCGGGGATCGATCGCGCCAGATTGCTTGGGATGGTGGTCGAGATAGGGTGCGCCCACGACGCGGATCGATTCGGCCGCTGTCCCGAGCCGCACGAGCTCGCGGCGGGCGCTATCGCCGTAAACCAGGTACCGGTCAGTTACGTGGCGCCCCTGGAGCGCGCTGCCCGAAACGGTGCCGTGCATCAGCGCCACGGTTGGCAGCCCCCGGGCGCGTGCCATCTGGCAACTGCTGCGCCCCTCGACCGTGATATCGTTACCGACGACCAGGACCTGGGCCCCGAGCTGTTCGACGCACTCGCGTGTGTGTGCCGCCGTTTCCTGGACATGGACCAGGTTCTTGGCCACGAGCAGTTGAATCACGCGGCACAGCCCTGCGGCATGTTCGAGCCGGGGCAATTGTTTGAGATCGATGACGTCGCTCGGCAGCGAGCGCAGCCGTCGTCCTGTACGCTGGCCTTCGCGGCGTGCGTCGAGCAGGACCTGGGGCCAGATGGCCGGCAAATAAACGCACTCACGCCCGGCCTGGCGCACCAGGTGCAGCACCTTGGGATTCGAAGCGACGAAGGCGGCGCGGCCGCCGGCCGCGGCAATCGCGGCGGCAACCGGGAGATGTGTCTGCACGTGCGTCGGCTCGCGCGGCCAGAACAAGATCGGCACCCGGGCTGCCGGTGCCGACAAGCTCCAGACGCGGCGATCCTCGCGCCACGCCCGGCGCCGGCGGCCCCAGAGCCGCGCTTGCTCCACGAGGCCGGCAAGCCAACCGGCAGAGGCCGGCGGCAGGGCCGCGGCGCGCGTGTGTTTGAGCACGGCGAAGAAACACTCGGCCAGCACGCAATCGAGCACGTCGAGGGGCGGCTGCACGATCAGTGGACGCCAATCGCTGGTGCGCAATTGCGCAAACGCCGCGTCGAGCCAGTCGAGCAGCCGCTCGCCGGTCGCCGGCGCGGCCTCGGGTGTGGGGGGATCGGCCATGCCGGGCGAGGCCTTCACGCGTGAAGCTCGTGGGCTACGGACGGTTGCGGGGGAGCGACGGTCTGGCGATTCGCCCGACGCAAGCGGACCCGGCGCCGGTTCACCAGGTCGTGGTCGCGAGGCATGCCCAAATAGCTGCCGGCGGCTTTCAAGTGCTCGTAGGCCTCGCGATTGCGCTCGCGGATGACTTTCGCCGGGGCGCCGCCCACGATCGCCAGCGGCGGCACGTCGCGGGTGACGATCGATCCGGCCGCGACGACTGCCCCCTCGCCAATCGTCACGCCGGGCACGATCAGCACGCGATCGCCCAGCCAAACGCAGTCGCCGATCACGACGTCCTTGGCCACGTGCCCCTTGTCGTAGGGCAAGGTCAAGGGGACTTCGAAATTGTGGTTGTCAGTGATGATCGTGACGTGTTCGCCCATGTGGACGTGCGAGCCGATGAACAGCCGGCCGGTGCCCTTCGAGACAAAGCCGGGATTCATCGACACGTCGTTGGCCAAATAGGTGACCTCGGGGTTGCCGAACTTGATCGGACCGCGAATGGTGACGGGCGACCCCAGGCCGGCGACTTGCTCGAGCTGGGCGACGACTTGCTCGCGCGTGTACCAGTCGACCGCCGGCTGGACGACGAGCTTGCGAATCAGGCGGAACAACAACTGCGACATGGGCGGATGGTTTCGCGTGCGCCGCGCGCGATCAGCTACCGGCTTCGGCCGGCGGCTTTTGGAGCGCGGCCCATTGATACGATTCATTGCCCGGCGGCGTCATCGCGCGGCGCACCAGTCCACCGGACAGCCGGTCGAGCAGGTCGCTGGCGTGATAAAAGCGTGGACTGTACAGTGCCATGCGATGCCGGAACCGGCCCGGCGTGAACCGGCTGGTCAGCAGGTCGTGCAATTGGATGTCGATACCGCCGCAATGCGCGTGGGCAATCTGCTTCAGGCCGACGCGCTCGGCCAGCCGGGCCAGTCCGGCCTTGGTAAACAGGCTCACATGGCCAAAGCTGCTGACGTGCGTGTGCAAGTTGCCGAACAGCCGAAAACTGGCCGAATCGACGTTCGGCGTGTCGAGATAGACGATGCCGCCGGGACGCAGCAGCCGCCGCGCCTCGGTAAGCAATTCGGCCGGGTCGGTGATGTGCTCGATCAACTGCAGCATCGTGATCACGTCGAAGCGTCCCTCGCCCGAGACGTCCTGCAACCGGCCGGTGGTGACCTGGAGCCCCTGTTTGCGGGCGACCTCGGCCGTGTCGGCGCCCAGCTCGACGCCTTCGACGTCGAACCGCTGTCGGGCAGTCAGCAAGAAGGCCCCCGTGGCGCAACCGACGTCGAGCAGTGTGGGCCGACGGTCGGTGGGAAAGCGAAATACGCTGACCAGGTGATCGAAGTCGTGCTGGTTGGCGGGCTCGACCGAGACGTTGTCGGTCGTCCGCTGCTCGGTCCAGTGGAAGGCGTACGCCGGATCGTTATAGAGCCGCCCCAGAGTCCCCTCGGTAGGCACGGGGTCCATGTAGACGGTGCCCGTTTCGGGACAGGTCGCGAACTGGAAGCCGAGCGGGTTGGAGAAGCGGTCGGGGTGTTCGTGGACCACGCCACAGGCGGGGCACCGATTGGGCGCGAAGAGCGATGGATCCTGTTGCGCTTCGGCGAGAATTCGGCGTTCGGCAGCGGCGCGTAGACGGTGATATTCGCGCTTGTGGACGAGCTCGCGCTTGCCGCCGCCGCGGACGAGGTAATAGCCGCTGCGTAAAAGTTCTTTGACTGCAGACATGGACAACAGCAAGGGTTACTCGGGAATCGTCGTCGACACGGGTTCTGCCGCACCTGCAGACGCTGCGGCGTTTTCGGACGCGGCCTCGGTCCGCTCTGCGCTCGACCCAGCCTCCGGCTCTCTGGTCGACTCAGCCTCCGGCTCTGCGTTCGGTTTTTGCTTTTTACCGCGGCCGGCGCGCTGTTTCGTGAGCTTGTCGAACAAGATCCTTACGCGATGCCGTTCGTGCTCTGATCGCAGCAGGATCAAGGCGACGATCGCCGGGTAGGCGAGCGACAGAACCAGCGCCAAGGCACTGCGCTCGATCAAGCCCAAGCCGCTCGACAGCCAGGCATTGAACAGGATGAGCGCGGACGACACCAGCAGCAGCGAGCCGATCACGGGCCAGTCGTACTTGATGGGGAACTGCCGCTGGGAGAGCAGGTAGATGATCGTGGCCATCACCAGCCAGCTCAGCGCCGAGGCGCAGGCCGCGCCCGCGCCTAAGAATGACGGCACCAGCACGAGCGAGCCGACCATGACCGTCGCCAGGCCTGACAGGGTTACGAGCGGCATCGCTCGCGTGTTGTCTCCCAATTCGATCCCGGTGCCCAACATGAAATACATGCCTTCGCACAAGGGAATGATCGCGGTGATCGGTACGAGCGCCGCGGCCGTGTGATAGCTGGGCGCGGTCATCAGCACCAGCAACAGCGGCCCCCACAGCGAGACACCCAGCCACAAATAGGTGGAGCCCGCCAGGTAGTACGTGACGATGCCGCGAAACGTCCCCATCGGGTCGGCGTCGTCGGCGTGAATCTGGAATTTGAAGGGCACCCAGGCCTTTTGTACGGAGTTGACGATGAAGGCGAAGGGCAGCGAGAACTTGAGCGCCATGCCGTAGAGCCCGGTCTCGCGGGCGCCGAGCCATTGATTCACGACGATCTGGCCAAACACGCCCAGCAGCACGCCCATCAGGTGATGGAATACGAAGGGCAGTCCGTAGGAGAACATCGCGCCCCAGGTGGCGCGGCTCATCGTCAACCCGAATCGCGACCGGGTGGCGACGAACGTCGCCACGGTCGAGGCGATCGACCCGACGAGCGTGCCATACACCGAGCCGGCAACGCCCAGGTGCATGACGGTCACGAAGAACACCGTCGGCAGGATGGTGCTGAGCACCTTGAAGATGCTGATTTGGGCCACGGTCTTCACGTGGCGATCGGCCCGGAGCGTGACCAGGCCGATGTTCTGCACGCTGTGCAACATGGCCGAGAGGATCGTCAGCCAGACCAGGCCGATGAGCTGCGGATCGTGCAACAGGTGTTGCGCCAGCAACGGCGACGCGAGGAAGCAAATCGCCCCGAACGCGGCCGTCGAGCCGACCACGCTGACCAGGCCCGTGCTGAGCACGTCCCGCCGGGCGGACTCGTCCTTGCTGACGTTGAACCGGCGAAAGATGGCATTTGACATGCCGATATTCGCCACGGGCACGTACAGGCCCATGAAGATATTGAGCATGTCGAGGATGCCGTAATCGGCGGGCCCCAGGTACCGCGTCAGCAGCGGCACCAGCAGGAAATTGATCAATTGGCTCAGCGCCGTCGCGACGCCGAAGACCAAGGAATCGCCGAGGAGGCTTAAGAGCTTACGAAACATGAACGCTCAAAAGTGGACCTTGTTCGGCGCGGCCAGATTGGGGTGCCGCTCGACCAGGAACTCGGCAAACTGCAAGTCGATCTCGTCGTTAATGTCGACCGAATACTCGCGGGGCATCACCACGGCGCGGCAGTCGTCGCCCAAGACCTTGCCCCGGTTGATCACGTCGCGTCGCGTCGCGTAAACCGAGCCGTTCCGCGCGTACAGTGGGGGCAACTGGTGCTGCGCCATCCGCCCTCTTTCGTCCTCGAAATACGGTACCAGTTGATCGCCGCGCAGGGTCTTCAGCTTGTAGGGATGAATCGACTGTTCGATCTTGGCGACCGTGACGCACGATTCGGCACCCGACGTTTCGAGCAACTCGATCGTGGCGTCGATATCGGACGGCCGCGTCAGCGGCGAACTGGGCTGCACGATGGCCACGGCGTCGAAACGCGGCTCGCCGGCGCCTTCGAGCGCGCCGAGCGCGTGGTGCACAAATTCAATCGCCATCGACGTGTCGCGGGAGATCTCTTCGGGGCGTTGCAGGGCATATTCGTCGCCGTAGCTGCGCGCCAAGGCGAGAATCTCCGGGTGCTCCGAAGAGACGACGACGCGCGTGAGCCGTTCGGCGGCCAAGGCCGTCTCCAGCGCGCGGGCGACGAGCGTCTTGCCGCCTAACATGCAGAGGTTCTTCCGCGGCAGACGTTTCGAACCACCGCGAGCGGGGATGATGCCCAGGACCCGAAATCCGTGGGGCGATTGAGATTTCATGTTGCTTTGACTGACTTCTACCTTAACGCTTGCGTCTCCCCTTAGCTTCACACCAGACGCACGTCGGCCCTGTTGACGTCAGCTCCTCTGTTCCTGTTCCAAGATGCCAGACACAAATTGTTCCGTGACGTTCAAAAATCACCCCGCCCAACGTTCGCCGAACTTTCCTGGGCTCCGTTCGTCGTGACCGTCGTTTCGCGGCCGGTGTACTCGGGCTTCCAGGCTTGCAGCACGCGCAAGGCCAGAAAGACCTCGGTCTTTTCGAAGGATTCCTCGGTGTTGCCGCCAATGTGCGGCACAACCAGCAGGTTGTCGTGTTCGCGAGCATACCGGACGACGGGATGCTGAGCGTTAATATCCGGTTCGCCGTCGAGTACGTCGAGTGCCGCGCCCGCAAGGTGGCCCGATGCGAGCACCTCGATCAGGGCCCGGTCGTCGATTACGCCCCCCCGCGAAGTGTTGATCAGCACCGCCCCGGGCCGCATGATTTCCAACTGCCGGCGGCCGATCAGGTGCCGCGTCGAATCGTCGTATTTCACGTGAATGCTGACGATGTCGCTCCGTTCGAGCAGTTCGTCGATCGTCGAGGTGCGCACGGCCAGATCGCTGGGGAAATCGGGGCGCGGATCGTAGCCCAGCACCTCCATGCCAAAGGCACGGAAGTACCCGGCGACGATGGTGCCGAGCCGTCCCATGCCGACGATGCCCGCCGTCTTGCCGAACAGCTCGCGGCCGCGGAACAAATCGCGGTTCCAGAGGCCCTCGTTCACGCTGGCCGCTGCCTGGGGGATGTGGCGCAACAGGGCCAGTGCCAGACCCAAGGTCAGCTCGGCCGTGGCGCGCACGCGCTTCAGAAACTCGAA includes:
- a CDS encoding acylneuraminate cytidylyltransferase family protein → MKSQSPHGFRVLGIIPARGGSKRLPRKNLCMLGGKTLVARALETALAAERLTRVVVSSEHPEILALARSYGDEYALQRPEEISRDTSMAIEFVHHALGALEGAGEPRFDAVAIVQPSSPLTRPSDIDATIELLETSGAESCVTVAKIEQSIHPYKLKTLRGDQLVPYFEDERGRMAQHQLPPLYARNGSVYATRRDVINRGKVLGDDCRAVVMPREYSVDINDEIDLQFAEFLVERHPNLAAPNKVHF
- a CDS encoding glycosyltransferase family 2 protein — translated: MIAVMPMAGRGSRFADVGIATPKPLIPVRGKPMYAWAMDSLPLSLVERVVFICLREHLEGRALRDDIQERYGDLDPVIIGLDHVTEGQACTVLVARELINTDEPLLIYNADTYCRTSLEETLPGLSPSVAGLLGVFEAPGDKWSFARTDETGRVVETSEKRRISPWACTGLYHFARGHDFVAQAEAMIAANDRVNNEFYVAPVYNRLIAQGAEIRLDVAREVWVLGTPEDLAYFEANYRG
- a CDS encoding UDP-N-acetylglucosamine 2-epimerase, with protein sequence MKASPGMADPPTPEAAPATGERLLDWLDAAFAQLRTSDWRPLIVQPPLDVLDCVLAECFFAVLKHTRAAALPPASAGWLAGLVEQARLWGRRRRAWREDRRVWSLSAPAARVPILFWPREPTHVQTHLPVAAAIAAAGGRAAFVASNPKVLHLVRQAGRECVYLPAIWPQVLLDARREGQRTGRRLRSLPSDVIDLKQLPRLEHAAGLCRVIQLLVAKNLVHVQETAAHTRECVEQLGAQVLVVGNDITVEGRSSCQMARARGLPTVALMHGTVSGSALQGRHVTDRYLVYGDSARRELVRLGTAAESIRVVGAPYLDHHPKQSGAIDPRIVHQLGLRADRPYVLIATSGPGNSVSHDHHHRQIEAFFRLSQELPEVQFVAKLHRKDQMAYYERIAPSVAGARLHVVGYGAEGYPVDIFSWLQGCNLLITGASTVAVEAMLFDVPVVTFDLAHELKAVDFIQQGATTHATSTSELRDAVVALTGTGVSPTAAKQRADAYLRDVFLAIDGHSAERCAAEIMQLAERALN
- a CDS encoding acyltransferase, which translates into the protein MNPGFVSKGTGRLFIGSHVHMGEHVTIITDNHNFEVPLTLPYDKGHVAKDVVIGDCVWLGDRVLIVPGVTIGEGAVVAAGSIVTRDVPPLAIVGGAPAKVIRERNREAYEHLKAAGSYLGMPRDHDLVNRRRVRLRRANRQTVAPPQPSVAHELHA
- a CDS encoding class I SAM-dependent methyltransferase, translated to MSAVKELLRSGYYLVRGGGKRELVHKREYHRLRAAAERRILAEAQQDPSLFAPNRCPACGVVHEHPDRFSNPLGFQFATCPETGTVYMDPVPTEGTLGRLYNDPAYAFHWTEQRTTDNVSVEPANQHDFDHLVSVFRFPTDRRPTLLDVGCATGAFLLTARQRFDVEGVELGADTAEVARKQGLQVTTGRLQDVSGEGRFDVITMLQLIEHITDPAELLTEARRLLRPGGIVYLDTPNVDSASFRLFGNLHTHVSSFGHVSLFTKAGLARLAERVGLKQIAHAHCGGIDIQLHDLLTSRFTPGRFRHRMALYSPRFYHASDLLDRLSGGLVRRAMTPPGNESYQWAALQKPPAEAGS
- a CDS encoding glycosyltransferase family 4 protein; the protein is MLHVLNSASGGAALSTIGLMEAMRGYGIEPCAVCHTAGTQLEREQLRAAADGRVVFTPLYWWNRKIRAKLWKRPLLELRQLWVTGFKGKSTAAVAQAARDWQVELIHTNTICNPEGGLAARRLGLPHVWHLRELIGPGRPFRLPLEGAALADYLRTHCSLMVANSNTTAELARASVPPDLLTVVPNGIDLSRFTPRPFDPRRRPIVVAMVGSPTSRWKKHGLFVAAAALVDRSLPLEFRIYGHDPSRGGTVRGDEYVDALHDQIAAAGIRDQFAWPGFVGDPARIMSEIDILVHQADDESFGRVVVEAMAASLPVVGVQGGGVGEIVLHETTGLLAPPDNAAALATHIERLARDPALRKALGAAGRRRAETTYSLESCAAGMLEAYETAMDRPLGASRKAASTG
- a CDS encoding O-antigen ligase family protein gives rise to the protein MFVFAVMISMSAWEKLRIPIPALNAHPYLIAMLPLFIYLFFTRLGRFPLSVLTTTAIFSTLYILSVFSSTIPYYQEPVKLLAGAGTMITAALAVTSRSDFRAGVVGLTVALVIMALKGLAAPSASYIGVDPLETSNENSWSLYNLPPLLLGGYMTLDKTVSKSLRIFCGTAFVIISISVLASANRSGWLGLAVVPPMLFLGRGKKIQTMLYFVLAAGLVFLVMEQLGMFDVVQHHMEATTEGKTTDGKRIQLLMASLQIGLEHPLLGVSPQELFFMLAHRVFGMDGTIDSHNVFAHVTGGSGYPAMFTLFLSAYLLWKRPSGVPSDFFGNERAASAHYIMKMMILMWGIRGFFSREILYSPVFCMGIGICIGWCVVEGVWKPADEQRSRTAGRQPRPGMRPVPGMRALPRRTR
- a CDS encoding oligosaccharide flippase family protein is translated as MFRKLLSLLGDSLVFGVATALSQLINFLLVPLLTRYLGPADYGILDMLNIFMGLYVPVANIGMSNAIFRRFNVSKDESARRDVLSTGLVSVVGSTAAFGAICFLASPLLAQHLLHDPQLIGLVWLTILSAMLHSVQNIGLVTLRADRHVKTVAQISIFKVLSTILPTVFFVTVMHLGVAGSVYGTLVGSIASTVATFVATRSRFGLTMSRATWGAMFSYGLPFVFHHLMGVLLGVFGQIVVNQWLGARETGLYGMALKFSLPFAFIVNSVQKAWVPFKFQIHADDADPMGTFRGIVTYYLAGSTYLWLGVSLWGPLLLVLMTAPSYHTAAALVPITAIIPLCEGMYFMLGTGIELGDNTRAMPLVTLSGLATVMVGSLVLVPSFLGAGAACASALSWLVMATIIYLLSQRQFPIKYDWPVIGSLLLVSSALILFNAWLSSGLGLIERSALALVLSLAYPAIVALILLRSEHERHRVRILFDKLTKQRAGRGKKQKPNAEPEAESTREPEAGSSAERTEAASENAAASAGAAEPVSTTIPE
- a CDS encoding capsular biosynthesis protein, encoding MRICIDLDGVVCRLRDPGQQYADLQPVTGAVEKLRALKAAGHYLILFTARHMKTCNGNVGMVVARQGQVTLNWLAQHGIPFDEIHFGKPHADVYLDDNAWRFEGWDKLAGDGSSFPVSAEKRHAAHPGLAETTEA